A region from the Rosa rugosa chromosome 6, drRosRugo1.1, whole genome shotgun sequence genome encodes:
- the LOC133715087 gene encoding serine/arginine-rich SC35-like splicing factor SCL30 isoform X2: MRRYSPEYYSPPRRGYGGGGGGRGRSPPRKRREQNNGSLLVRNIPLDCRPEELRVPFERFGLVRDVYIPKDYYTGQPRGFAFVQFVDSYEAAEAQYHMNGKIFAGREISVVLAAETRKRPEEMRQRTRVRGPSSGYGDRRSSHYGRSRSRSRSPHYPSGSRSRYRSRSYSPAPRRRGDSVSPVRRRGDHPRSPRDHPRSPLDHPRSSRDSPLERGGDHDRRPYSPGYDNGAGQAENGEGKSRYDEEIEPRGNWRSPDKASRSPSGSRSRSAELSPRRSR, from the exons ATGAGGAGGTACAGCCCAGAGTACTACAGTCCTCCGAGGAGAGGCtacggcggcggcggtggtggcCGGGGAAGAAGCCCGCCGAGGAAGCGCAGGGAGCAGAATAACGGAAGCCTTTTGGTCCGGAACATTCCTCTGGATTGCAG GCCGGAAGAGCTGAGGGTTCCCTTCGAGAGATTTGGGCTTGTTCGGGATGTCTACATCCCCAAGGATTACTACACTGG GCAACCTCGGGGATTTGCATTCGTGCAATTTGTGGATTCTTATGAAGCTGCAGAGGCTCAGTATCATATGAATGGGAAAATTTTTGCTGGGAGGGAGATATCTGTGGTTCTTGCTGCAGAGACGAGGAAAAGACCAGAGGAGATGCGCCAAAGAACTAGGGTCAG AGGGCCATCATCAGGCTATGGGGACAGAAGATCATCTCATTATG GACGTTCTCGTTCTCGTTCACGCTCTCCACACTATCCATCAGGTTCGAGAAGTCGGTACCGCTCAAG GTCCTATTCTCCTGCTCCAAGACGACGAGGTGATTCTGTTTCGCCAGTTAGAAGGCGTGGTGACCACCCAAGGTCACCCCGTGATCATCCACGTTCACCACTTGACCACCCAAGGTCATCAAGGGATTCTCCCCTTGAGAGAGGCGGTGATCATGATCGAAGGCCATATTCTCCAGGTTATGACAATGGTGCTGGGCAAGCTGAAAATGGAGAAGG GAAATCGAGGTACGATGAGGAGATTGAACCACGAGGCAATTGGAGATCTCCTGATAAAGCATCAAGATCACCATCTGGTTCTAGATCCAGATCTGCTGAGTTATCACCTAGGCGCAGCAGATAA
- the LOC133715081 gene encoding uncharacterized protein LOC133715081 — protein MMTATSTALIQRVCSVPLARAVRTRALATNTTTTSLSTTPTPTRSSPADSRVLLGLSEPELQQLALDFSQQGYRGKQLHHLIYKRKIKDIQDFSQVPLAFRNELEEAGWKVGRSPIYNTVTAADGTVKLLIKLEDNRLIETVGIPVQDEKGLMRLTACVSSQVGCPLRCSFCATGKGGFSRNLKRHEIVEQVLAIEEIFQHRVTNVVFMGMGEPMMNLKSVLEAHQCLNKDVQIGQRMMTISTVGVPNTIKRLASHKLQSTLAVSLHAPNQKLRETIVPSAKAYPLSALMKDCSEYFNETNRRVSFEYALLAGVNDAVEHARELAELLHQWGRGYHVNLIPFNPIEGSEYKRPSKRAVQAFAAALESGKITVSTRQTRGLDADAACGQLRNKFQKSPLVSESDNLQPEPEADVAVAC, from the exons ATGATGACAGCCACATCAACGGCGCTAATCCAGCGCGTGTGCTCCGTCCCCCTCGCGCGTGCCGTCCGTACTCGCGCCTTAGccaccaacaccaccaccacgagCCTCTCCACCACTCCCACTCCCACTCGCTCCTCGCCGGCCGACTCGCGCGTCCTGCTCGGCTTGTCCGAACCGGAACTCCAGCAGCTCGCCCTCGACTTCAGTCAG CAAGGCTACAGAGGCAAGCAGCTTCATCATCTCATTTACAAAAGAAAGATTAAAGACATTCAGGATTTCAGTCAAG TGCCTCTGGCATTCAGGAATGAGCTTGAGGAAGCTGGATGGAAGGTTGGGAGGTCACCTATTTACAATACTGTTACTGCTGCTGATGGCACTGTTAAG TTATTGATAAAGTTGGAGGATAACCGATTGATTGAAACTGTTGGCATACCGGTTCAAGATGAGAAGGGTTTGATGCGCCTTACAGCATGTGTCTCATCACAG GTGGGATGCCCTCTGCGTTGCTCTTTTTGCGCAACAGGAAAAGGAGGCTTTTCAAGGAACCTTAAGAGGCATGAAATTGTTGAGCAG GTTTTGGCTATTGAGGAGATATTCCAGCATAGGGTGACTAATGTAGTGTTCATGGGAATGGGTGAACCAATGATGAAcctcaagtctgtacttgaagCACACCAGTGCTTGAATAAG GATGTGCAAATTGGGCAAAGAATGATGACAATTTCTACTGTGGGGGTTCCAAATACAATTAAAAGGCTGGCATCTCACAAGCTTCAGTCAACATTGGCTGTCAG CCTGCATGCTCCTAACCAGAAACTTAGGGAAACAATTGTACCAAGTGCGAAAGCATATCCTCTAAGTGCACTTATGAAGGATTGCAGTGAATATTTCAATGAAACAAATAGACGTGTTTCCTTTGAGTATGCCCTTTTAG CTGGAGTCAATGATGCAGTAGAGCACGCACGTGAACTTGCAGAGCTACTTCATCAGTGGGGACGAGGTTATCATGTGAACTTGATACCTTTTAATCCAATAGAAGGTTCTGAGTATAAGCGTCCATCCAAGAGAGCT GTCCAGGCATTTGCTGCTGCTCTGGAGTCCGGTAAAATAACTGTTAGTACACGTCAAACAAGGGGCCTTGATGCAGATGCAGCTTGTGGCCAGCTAAGAAACAAGTTCCAGAAGAGTCCTTTGGTCTCCGAGTCTGACAACTTACAACCTGAACCTGAAGCAGATGTTGCAGTTGCATGTTAG
- the LOC133715552 gene encoding caffeic acid 3-O-methyltransferase-like has translation MSIDSSMPVMASTNEKEENFCYAMQLVTSTVLPMSMKLAVELAVFDIIAKAGGGAGLSSSQIAAQIGTENPEAPMMLDRILRLLASHSVLKCTVVNANDDDHGDRTNFQRVYSLAPVSKYFVKSDEDGVSLGALMALNQDKVLLDSWFQLKGAVVEGGIPFNRANGTHAFEYPGLDARYNQLFNTAMFDHTTIVTKKILDIYKGFEHLKQLVDVGGGLGVTLSLITSRYPDIKGINFDLPHVIKDAPSYTGVDHVGGDMFASVPSGDAIFIKWILHNWSDERCLKLLKNCYSAIPDNGKVIVVEELLPVVPETSTAVKSTSQMDVLMMTHCPRGKERSEQEFLALAIAAGFRGIRYECFVCNFWVMEFFK, from the exons ATGAGCATAGACAGTTCTATGCCTGTAATGGCGTCCACAaacgaaaaagaagaaaacttctGCTATGCGATGCAGCTGGTGACTTCTACTGTGCTGCCCATGTCCATGAAATTAGCAGTTGAGCTTGCAGTTTTCGACATCATAGCCAAAGCTGGTGGGGGTGCTGGTCTCTCCTCATCCCAGATTGCAGCTCAGATAGGCACCGAGAACCCCGAGGCGCCCATGATGTTGGATCGGATCCTCAGGCTACTGGCAAGCCACTCTGTGCTCAAGTGTACTGTAGTTAATGCTAATGATGATGATCATGGTGATAGAACTAATTTTCAGAGGGTTTATAGTCTTGCTCCTGTGTCCAAGTACTTTGTGAAGAGTGATGAAGATGGTGTTTCTCTAGGCGCTCTGATGGCTTTGAATCAAGACAAGGTCCTCTTGGACAGCTG GTTCCAGTTGAAAGGTGCTGTTGTTGAAGGAGGAATCCCATTTAACAGGGCCAATGGCACACATGCCTTTGAGTATCCAGGTTTGGACGCCAGGTATAACCAATTGTTCAACACAGCAATGTTCGACCACACCACTATTGTTACCAAGAAAATTCTTGATATCTACAAGGGTTTTGAGCACCTTAAGCAACTTGTTGATGTTGGGGGTGGCCTTGGAGTGACTCTTAGCCTAATCACTTCTAGATATCCTGATATTAAGGGCATCAACTTTGACTTGCCTCATGTCATCAAAGATGCCCCTTCTTACACCG GAGTGGACCATGTTGGAGGAGACATGTTCGCAAGTGTTCCAAGTGGGGATGCCATTTTTATTAAG TGGATACTTCATAACTGGAGTGATGAGCGCTGCTTGAAGCTCCTGAAAAATTGTTACAGTGCTATACCAGACAATGGAAAAGTAATTGTTGTGGAAGAACTTCTTCCAGTTGTGCCAGAGACCAGCACTGCTGTGAAGAGCACCTCGCAAATGGATGTGCTTATGATGACACATTGCCCGAGAGGGAAAGAGCGAAGTGAACAAGAATTCCTAGCCTTGGCAATTGCTGCTGGGTTTCGCGGCATCAGATATGAATGTTTTGTCTGTAATTTTTGGGTTATGGAGTTCTTTAAGTAG
- the LOC133715087 gene encoding serine/arginine-rich SC35-like splicing factor SCL30 isoform X1 → MRRYSPEYYSPPRRGYGGGGGGRGRSPPRKRREQNNGSLLVRNIPLDCRPEELRVPFERFGLVRDVYIPKDYYTGQPRGFAFVQFVDSYEAAEAQYHMNGKIFAGREISVVLAAETRKRPEEMRQRTRVRGPSSGYGDRRSSHYGRSRSRSRSPHYPSGSRSRYRSRSYSPAPRRRGDSVSPVRRRGDHPRSPRDHPRSPLDHPRSSRDSPLERGGDHDRRPYSPGYDNGAGQAENGEGYDKKSRYDEEIEPRGNWRSPDKASRSPSGSRSRSAELSPRRSR, encoded by the exons ATGAGGAGGTACAGCCCAGAGTACTACAGTCCTCCGAGGAGAGGCtacggcggcggcggtggtggcCGGGGAAGAAGCCCGCCGAGGAAGCGCAGGGAGCAGAATAACGGAAGCCTTTTGGTCCGGAACATTCCTCTGGATTGCAG GCCGGAAGAGCTGAGGGTTCCCTTCGAGAGATTTGGGCTTGTTCGGGATGTCTACATCCCCAAGGATTACTACACTGG GCAACCTCGGGGATTTGCATTCGTGCAATTTGTGGATTCTTATGAAGCTGCAGAGGCTCAGTATCATATGAATGGGAAAATTTTTGCTGGGAGGGAGATATCTGTGGTTCTTGCTGCAGAGACGAGGAAAAGACCAGAGGAGATGCGCCAAAGAACTAGGGTCAG AGGGCCATCATCAGGCTATGGGGACAGAAGATCATCTCATTATG GACGTTCTCGTTCTCGTTCACGCTCTCCACACTATCCATCAGGTTCGAGAAGTCGGTACCGCTCAAG GTCCTATTCTCCTGCTCCAAGACGACGAGGTGATTCTGTTTCGCCAGTTAGAAGGCGTGGTGACCACCCAAGGTCACCCCGTGATCATCCACGTTCACCACTTGACCACCCAAGGTCATCAAGGGATTCTCCCCTTGAGAGAGGCGGTGATCATGATCGAAGGCCATATTCTCCAGGTTATGACAATGGTGCTGGGCAAGCTGAAAATGGAGAAGGGTATGACAA GAAATCGAGGTACGATGAGGAGATTGAACCACGAGGCAATTGGAGATCTCCTGATAAAGCATCAAGATCACCATCTGGTTCTAGATCCAGATCTGCTGAGTTATCACCTAGGCGCAGCAGATAA
- the LOC133718025 gene encoding trafficking protein particle complex II-specific subunit 130 homolog → MVVGIDRAPTWPTISLNSRPSRIHSIISILLDLDEFKTILKPRLKLIVQNDEREWFIVFVSKAHPNNDQATKLSNKVYAKLEVDFSSKKRERCCKFDLYSAEETFWEDLESKIMECIRNTLDKPHEFSI, encoded by the exons ATGGTTGTTGGTATAGATCGAGCTCCAACATGGCCAACTATCTCGCTCAATTCCAGACCATCAAGAATTCACTCGATCATCTCGATATTGCTG GATCTTGATGAGTTCAAGACCATTCTCAAACCACGGCTAAAACTAATTGTCCAAAATGATGAACGGGAATGGTTTATTGTTTTTGTATCCAAGGCACATCCAAACAATGATCAAGCCACCAAATTGTCAAATAAAGTTTATGCCAAACTTGAAGTTGATTTTAGCtccaagaagagagagag GTGCTGCAAATTCGACCTATATAGTGCTGAAGAAACCTTTTGGGAAGACTTGGAATCCAAGATAATGGAGTGCATCAGAAATACATTGGATAAACCACATGAGTTTTCTATCTAA
- the LOC133715088 gene encoding 16 kDa phloem protein 1: MAVGLMEVLLVNARGLGDTDFIGRMDPYVAVKYKSQERRTSVARGQGGNPVWNERLIFRVEYPGSGEQYKLTLKIMDKDTFTADDTIGEATIYVKELLELGVENGSAELHPKKYSVVAADKSFRGEIQVGVTFTKKAEQEYGGQEFGGWKHSESYS; encoded by the exons ATGGCAGTTGGGTTGATGGAAGTGCTGCTTGTGAATGCAAGAGGACTTGGAGACACAGATTTCATTG GTCGTATGGATCCTTATGTTGCGGTGAAATACAAAAGCCAAGAGCGCAGGACCAGCGTGGCCAGGG GACAAGGCGGCAATCCGGTGTGGAATGAGAGATTAATATTCAGGGTAGAGTATCCAGGGTCCGGCGAGCAGTATAAGCTCACCCTTAAAATAATGGATAAGGACACCTTCACTGCTGATGACACCATAGGCGAAGCAAC GATCTATGTTAAGGAGTTATTGGAACTGGGTGTGGAGAATGGATCAGCTGAATTACATCCTAAGAAATATAGTGTGGTTGCTGCAGATAAAAGTTTCCGTGGAGAAATTCAAGTTGGTGTAACTTTCACCAAGAAG GCAGAACAGGAATATGGAGGACAAGAATTTGGTGGATGGAAGCATAGTGAATCATATTCATAG